The Claveliimonas bilis genome window below encodes:
- the atpE gene encoding ATP synthase F0 subunit C, translating into MTGTIIAIGAAIAVFTGIGAGVGIGIATGKAAEAIARQPEAESKISKTLILGCALAEATAIYGFIIGLLVIFFLQ; encoded by the coding sequence ATGACAGGAACAATTATTGCAATCGGAGCTGCAATCGCAGTATTTACAGGTATTGGAGCAGGTGTTGGTATTGGAATTGCAACAGGAAAAGCAGCAGAGGCTATTGCAAGACAGCCGGAAGCAGAAAGCAAGATCAGCAAAACTCTGATCCTTGGATGTGCTCTTGCAGAAGCTACAGCTATTTATGGTTTCATTATCGGCCTTCTTGTTATTTTCTTCCTCCAGTAG
- a CDS encoding helix-turn-helix domain-containing protein: protein MELRIERAKILLSSTKYQVQKIAEKIGIEKPNSFRQAFKHATGMSPSQFRRKTPEHL, encoded by the coding sequence ATGGAACTGCGCATAGAACGGGCAAAAATCCTGCTTTCATCAACAAAATATCAAGTTCAGAAAATTGCTGAAAAAATCGGAATAGAAAAACCAAACAGCTTCCGGCAGGCATTCAAACACGCAACCGGAATGTCCCCCTCGCAGTTTCGCCGAAAAACACCGGAACATTTATAA
- the atpG gene encoding ATP synthase F1 subunit gamma yields the protein MANARELKERMASIQETKKITNAMYLISSSKMKQARKKLTETEPFFYAMQVEIARILRHVPDMHSHFFDRRERIPEEERTIACIVITADKGLAGAYNHNVLKKAEELLAKPGRHKVFVLGEVGRQYFSKREDELDSEFRYTVQDPNLYRARKIAMGMIELFEEGKVDDIYIIYTQMKNALQAETEELKLLPLQKINFSPEEMLAEAGVYRESVTLYPSAHRVMDSIVPNYLVGTIYGCLVESYCSEQNSRMQAMKNATDSATDMLAELNITYNRVRQADITQELTEVIGGANAQKRK from the coding sequence ATGGCAAATGCAAGAGAATTAAAAGAGCGGATGGCCAGTATTCAGGAAACAAAGAAAATTACAAATGCCATGTACCTGATTTCATCCTCTAAAATGAAGCAGGCCAGAAAGAAGCTGACGGAAACAGAGCCTTTCTTTTATGCTATGCAGGTGGAAATCGCAAGAATCCTGCGTCATGTGCCGGATATGCACAGCCATTTCTTCGACCGGAGAGAGAGGATTCCGGAGGAAGAAAGGACGATAGCATGTATTGTCATTACGGCAGATAAGGGACTGGCGGGAGCTTACAATCACAATGTATTGAAAAAGGCGGAAGAGCTGCTGGCAAAACCGGGCAGACATAAAGTATTCGTGCTGGGAGAAGTAGGAAGGCAGTATTTTTCCAAAAGGGAGGATGAGCTGGATTCCGAGTTCCGTTACACGGTACAGGATCCTAATCTGTACCGCGCAAGAAAGATTGCGATGGGCATGATTGAATTATTTGAGGAAGGTAAGGTAGATGATATCTATATTATCTACACCCAGATGAAAAATGCACTGCAGGCAGAGACGGAGGAGTTAAAGCTTCTTCCACTGCAAAAAATAAATTTTTCTCCGGAAGAAATGCTTGCGGAAGCAGGGGTATACCGGGAATCCGTTACGCTGTATCCTTCAGCGCACAGGGTCATGGACAGTATTGTACCAAATTATCTGGTAGGAACAATATACGGATGTCTGGTGGAGTCCTATTGCAGTGAGCAAAATTCACGTATGCAGGCTATGAAAAATGCAACAGACAGTGCAACGGATATGCTGGCTGAATTAAATATAACCTATAACCGTGTAAGGCAGGCGGATATTACCCAGGAATTAACAGAGGTAATCGGCGGTGCCAACGCACAGAAAAGGAAGTGA
- the atpA gene encoding F0F1 ATP synthase subunit alpha, which produces MSTIGSTEIISIIKEEIENYDVISRDQEVGYVVSVGDGIASVYGIDHAMYGEIVTLETGLKGMVQDIKQNEISCILFGDDSDIKEGTKVARTGKMAGIPVGEAYIGRIVDALGSPIDGKGEIEAADYRPVEEEAPGIVERKSVSVPLETGILSIDSMFPIGRGQRELIIGDRQTGKTSIALDTILNQKGKDVICIYVAIGQKASTVAQLVNTLRSHGAMDYTTVFCSTASECAPMQYIVPYSATALAEYFMYQGKDVLIVYDDLSKHAVAYRAISLLLGRSPGREAYPGDVFYLHSRLLERSSRLNETAGGGSITALPIIETQAGDVSAYIPTNVISITDGQIFLESDLFNAGMRPAVNVGLSVSRVGGAAQTKAMKKASGSVRIDLAQARELESFTQFSSDLDDATKMQLKYGSCLTELLKQPLGNPLSLHAQVITLCAATHKLLLDVETKKVKEVQLDMLDYFDREYPEVCKAIEDKKVLDDELLQKILDIVKEFKEKR; this is translated from the coding sequence TTGAGTACAATCGGCTCAACAGAAATTATCTCTATTATAAAAGAAGAGATAGAAAATTATGACGTGATAAGCAGAGATCAGGAAGTTGGATATGTTGTCTCTGTTGGAGATGGAATCGCCTCCGTTTATGGAATAGACCATGCCATGTACGGTGAAATTGTGACACTGGAAACAGGTCTGAAAGGTATGGTGCAGGATATCAAGCAGAATGAGATTAGTTGTATCTTGTTTGGAGATGATTCTGATATAAAGGAAGGAACTAAGGTGGCAAGAACCGGTAAAATGGCCGGTATTCCTGTAGGGGAAGCCTATATTGGAAGAATTGTGGACGCCCTTGGTTCTCCTATTGATGGGAAAGGAGAGATTGAGGCGGCAGATTATCGTCCGGTAGAGGAGGAAGCACCGGGGATCGTTGAGCGTAAATCCGTAAGCGTTCCGCTGGAAACAGGAATCCTTTCTATTGATTCCATGTTTCCTATTGGCCGGGGACAGCGTGAGCTTATCATCGGTGACCGCCAGACGGGTAAAACGTCTATTGCGCTGGATACCATACTGAACCAGAAAGGGAAGGATGTTATCTGTATTTATGTTGCAATCGGTCAGAAAGCTTCTACTGTGGCTCAGCTTGTAAATACGCTGCGTTCTCACGGCGCTATGGATTATACGACTGTATTTTGCTCTACAGCAAGTGAATGCGCGCCTATGCAGTATATCGTACCTTACTCTGCCACAGCCCTGGCAGAATATTTTATGTATCAGGGAAAAGATGTACTGATCGTTTATGATGATCTGTCGAAACATGCGGTGGCTTACCGTGCGATTTCGCTCCTGTTGGGGAGATCCCCGGGGCGGGAGGCGTATCCGGGAGATGTCTTTTATCTGCATTCCAGACTTTTGGAGAGAAGCAGCCGCTTAAATGAAACAGCAGGAGGAGGTTCTATTACAGCCCTTCCGATTATTGAGACTCAGGCGGGAGATGTATCAGCCTACATTCCTACCAATGTCATTTCCATCACAGACGGACAGATTTTCCTGGAAAGCGATCTGTTTAATGCAGGTATGAGACCGGCGGTCAATGTAGGCCTTTCGGTTTCCCGTGTCGGCGGCGCTGCACAGACAAAAGCAATGAAGAAAGCGTCGGGAAGCGTACGTATTGACTTGGCACAGGCAAGGGAGCTGGAATCTTTTACTCAGTTCAGTTCGGATCTTGATGACGCTACAAAAATGCAGCTGAAATATGGAAGCTGTCTGACAGAGCTTCTGAAGCAGCCGCTTGGCAATCCATTAAGTCTGCATGCACAGGTGATTACTTTGTGTGCGGCGACTCACAAGCTGCTTCTGGATGTAGAAACAAAGAAGGTAAAAGAAGTACAGCTGGATATGCTGGATTACTTTGACAGGGAATATCCGGAGGTTTGTAAGGCCATCGAAGATAAAAAAGTATTAGATGACGAATTGCTTCAAAAGATTCTGGATATTGTAAAGGAATTTAAAGAGAAAAGATAA
- a CDS encoding ABC transporter permease subunit, producing MSMPLLKMGIKSNGRLLLLFMGIITIYAGVITAMYDPELGEGINAMAESMPELFAAFGMQNPGITLLDFIINYLYGFILIVIPFIYTMIMCYKLAAQYIDKGSMAYLLNTHYSRKKILVTQGFVLLLGILLLVVYASVLVIVFSALMYEGELEVSEFLVLNAGLLFLEFFLAALGFLTACMFNELKYSVGIGAGLGLIFVLIQMLSQVNDKVNFLKYFTPLSLFMPEEIVQYEPEALAGVGILFVLTFCLFTVSVAGFEKRDLPL from the coding sequence ATGAGTATGCCGCTTTTGAAAATGGGGATAAAGTCGAACGGCAGGCTGTTGCTTTTGTTTATGGGTATTATCACAATATATGCAGGTGTCATTACGGCGATGTATGATCCGGAACTAGGAGAAGGGATCAATGCTATGGCAGAAAGTATGCCGGAGCTTTTTGCGGCATTTGGAATGCAGAATCCGGGAATTACTTTGCTGGATTTTATTATTAACTATCTGTACGGTTTTATTCTGATCGTCATTCCATTTATATATACGATGATCATGTGTTATAAGCTGGCAGCGCAATATATAGATAAAGGTTCAATGGCTTATTTGCTAAACACACATTACAGCCGGAAGAAAATCTTAGTTACACAGGGGTTTGTTCTGTTGTTGGGTATCCTGCTGCTGGTTGTGTATGCATCTGTTTTGGTGATAGTATTCAGCGCTTTGATGTACGAAGGAGAGCTTGAGGTTTCGGAATTTCTTGTTTTAAATGCAGGACTGCTATTTTTGGAGTTTTTTTTGGCGGCCCTTGGTTTTCTGACTGCATGTATGTTTAATGAACTGAAATATTCTGTCGGCATTGGGGCGGGACTTGGCCTAATCTTTGTTCTTATACAGATGCTCTCCCAGGTAAATGATAAGGTGAATTTTCTAAAATATTTTACGCCTTTAAGCTTGTTTATGCCGGAAGAAATCGTACAATATGAACCAGAGGCGTTAGCTGGAGTCGGGATATTATTTGTGTTGACGTTTTGTCTTTTTACAGTTTCTGTGGCAGGATTTGAAAAGAGGGATCTGCCGCTTTAA
- the atpF gene encoding F0F1 ATP synthase subunit B, protein MLSLDFNFVLEMINLVVLFLLLRKFLIRPLTDIMEKRKAMIEEGLQNASDQKAQALEMKEKYEQALSGAKDQSRQMIEQARADAKKEYDRILDDAGEEAEKIIKTARETIDLEREQTLREMKTEVAGLAVDAARKILTENCSEENSQAMYDQFLKEAGDPNENSEK, encoded by the coding sequence GTGTTAAGTTTAGACTTTAACTTTGTCCTGGAAATGATAAACCTGGTAGTTCTCTTCCTTCTGCTTCGAAAATTTCTGATCAGACCGCTGACTGATATTATGGAAAAAAGAAAAGCCATGATCGAAGAAGGGCTTCAAAATGCCAGTGATCAAAAGGCACAGGCCCTTGAGATGAAAGAAAAGTATGAACAGGCTTTAAGCGGGGCGAAAGACCAGTCTCGCCAGATGATCGAGCAGGCCAGAGCGGATGCGAAAAAGGAATATGACCGCATTTTGGACGATGCGGGAGAAGAGGCGGAAAAGATCATAAAGACAGCCAGGGAAACCATTGATCTGGAAAGAGAACAGACATTAAGAGAAATGAAAACAGAGGTTGCAGGGCTTGCTGTAGATGCCGCAAGAAAGATACTTACAGAAAACTGCAGCGAAGAAAACAGCCAGGCAATGTATGATCAATTTCTGAAAGAAGCAGGTGACCCCAATGAAAACAGCGAAAAGTAG
- a CDS encoding ABC transporter ATP-binding protein, which translates to MSVIDIKNLTKDYGDQKGIFDISFFANAGETVGFLGANGAGKTTTIRHLMGFIKPDRGCSEIFGMDCFRRAADIQKRIGYLPGEIAFMDHMSGMDFIRFMAEMKQMKDLGYAGELIDYLELDPKVKLKKMSKGMKQKIALVVAFMQDAPVLILDEPTSGLDPLMQNKFVEMIKEEQRKGKTILMSSHIFEEIENTCDRIVMIKNGKIVADENMEKIRTERSKHYEITFSDERSAKMFQGKYPGSKRSCNTVCFLMKGNTMELLRELNRYEVEDINARHQTLEEVFLQYYGGERV; encoded by the coding sequence ATGAGCGTGATAGATATTAAGAATCTTACAAAAGATTATGGGGATCAAAAAGGCATTTTCGATATTTCTTTTTTTGCCAATGCAGGGGAGACAGTTGGGTTTCTGGGGGCAAATGGAGCAGGTAAAACAACGACGATCAGACATCTGATGGGGTTTATTAAGCCTGACAGAGGATGTTCGGAAATTTTTGGTATGGATTGTTTTCGGCGGGCGGCTGATATTCAGAAAAGGATTGGGTATCTTCCGGGAGAAATTGCCTTTATGGATCACATGTCCGGTATGGACTTTATTCGTTTTATGGCGGAAATGAAGCAGATGAAAGATTTGGGATATGCCGGCGAGCTGATCGATTATCTGGAGCTTGATCCTAAAGTAAAATTGAAAAAAATGTCAAAAGGTATGAAACAAAAGATCGCTCTGGTAGTTGCCTTCATGCAGGATGCACCGGTTCTGATCCTCGATGAGCCTACAAGCGGGCTTGATCCGCTTATGCAAAATAAGTTTGTGGAGATGATAAAGGAGGAGCAGCGGAAAGGAAAAACGATTCTGATGTCCTCGCATATTTTTGAGGAAATTGAAAATACATGTGACAGGATTGTTATGATAAAGAATGGAAAAATAGTTGCTGACGAAAATATGGAGAAAATCAGGACAGAAAGAAGCAAACATTATGAGATTACATTTTCGGACGAACGAAGTGCAAAAATGTTCCAGGGAAAATATCCGGGCAGTAAAAGGAGCTGCAATACAGTATGTTTTTTAATGAAAGGAAATACGATGGAGCTGTTGCGTGAATTGAATCGATATGAGGTGGAGGATATCAATGCCAGACACCAGACATTGGAAGAAGTATTTTTGCAGTATTACGGAGGGGAACGGGTATGA
- a CDS encoding efflux RND transporter permease subunit, with amino-acid sequence MVKVGKWIARHRKLILLLGVLLAIPAVVGMGMTRVNYDLLSYLPEHLETVKGQDILVDEYGMGAFSMVVVEDMELKDVQKMEEKFSKVPHVKDVLWYDDAADLSFPVEMVPEEMRETFFRGDATMMLALFDNTTSSDEAMDAITQMREIADKRCFISGMTGVVTDIKNLCLQELPVYVVIAVLLCLLVLELTSASFLVPVLFLVSIGFAVLYNMGTNIFLGEISYVTQSLTAILQLGVTMDYSIFLLNSYEENKRRFPGEKERAMGHAIANTFKSVMASSVTTIAGFAALCFMTFALGRDLGIVMGKGVIMGVICCVTVLPALILTFDRGIEKTSHKLLIPSMDHLSGFITKHYKAWIVLFLLLLAPAIYGNSNTHIYYNIAQSLPASLPSNVANEKLSEDFDMANMHLILMDKDMDEVKKQKMLEEVGEVEGVKWTLCQNSLIGPSVPDSMIPQEIREMLKSEHCELAFVCSEYGSATDKVNAQIARIDTIVKSYDENIMVIGEAPLMKDLQDVTDVDLKMVNTVSVAAIFLIIMLTFKSISIPVILVAVIEFAIAVNMAIPYYQGISLPFVASIVIGTIQLGATVDYAILMTSRYQKERQRGRTKKEAIDIAHRVSMVSIVSSGFSFFAATFGVAIYSNVDMIGSICTLLARGALISMCVVILLLPAMFMIFDKVICKTSVGFAIEDKKYCIERM; translated from the coding sequence GTGGTGAAAGTCGGCAAATGGATTGCCAGACACAGAAAACTTATTCTACTTTTGGGAGTGCTTCTGGCAATTCCTGCTGTGGTCGGGATGGGAATGACCCGGGTGAATTATGATCTGCTTAGCTATCTTCCGGAACACCTGGAAACTGTCAAAGGGCAGGATATTCTCGTAGATGAATACGGGATGGGTGCATTTTCTATGGTGGTTGTAGAAGATATGGAATTGAAAGATGTACAGAAGATGGAAGAAAAATTCAGCAAAGTTCCTCATGTAAAAGATGTGCTGTGGTATGATGATGCCGCAGATCTTAGCTTTCCGGTGGAAATGGTTCCTGAAGAGATGAGGGAAACATTTTTTCGGGGAGATGCAACGATGATGCTGGCGCTTTTTGACAATACTACCTCTTCGGACGAGGCTATGGATGCGATCACACAGATGAGGGAAATTGCAGATAAACGGTGCTTTATCAGCGGTATGACGGGAGTGGTCACAGATATTAAAAACCTGTGCCTTCAGGAGCTTCCGGTCTATGTGGTAATTGCAGTACTTTTGTGCCTTTTAGTGCTGGAGCTGACATCAGCGTCCTTCCTGGTGCCGGTGCTGTTTCTGGTAAGTATTGGTTTTGCAGTTCTTTATAATATGGGAACTAATATTTTTTTGGGAGAAATCTCCTATGTCACACAATCCTTGACAGCAATACTGCAGCTTGGGGTCACGATGGATTATTCTATTTTCCTGTTAAACAGTTATGAGGAAAATAAAAGAAGATTCCCGGGAGAAAAAGAGCGTGCCATGGGGCATGCCATTGCCAATACCTTTAAATCTGTAATGGCAAGTTCTGTAACAACGATTGCCGGATTTGCCGCGCTTTGTTTTATGACGTTTGCCCTGGGGAGGGATCTGGGGATTGTCATGGGGAAAGGCGTCATTATGGGAGTGATCTGTTGTGTTACAGTGCTTCCGGCGCTGATCCTTACATTCGACAGAGGAATTGAAAAGACTTCCCATAAACTTTTGATTCCCAGTATGGATCATCTTTCCGGATTTATTACAAAGCATTACAAAGCGTGGATCGTGTTGTTTCTACTGTTGCTTGCTCCGGCGATTTACGGAAACAGCAATACTCATATCTATTATAATATTGCACAGTCACTGCCGGCATCCCTTCCCAGCAATGTTGCCAATGAAAAATTATCAGAAGATTTTGACATGGCAAATATGCATCTGATTCTTATGGATAAAGATATGGATGAGGTGAAGAAGCAGAAAATGCTGGAAGAAGTTGGAGAGGTAGAAGGGGTGAAATGGACCCTTTGTCAAAATTCACTGATCGGGCCTTCTGTGCCGGACTCTATGATTCCACAGGAAATCAGAGAAATGTTGAAAAGTGAACACTGCGAGCTGGCGTTTGTATGTTCGGAATACGGTTCCGCGACAGATAAAGTCAATGCTCAGATTGCCCGGATTGATACTATTGTAAAGTCATATGACGAAAATATTATGGTGATTGGTGAGGCGCCGCTGATGAAAGATCTTCAGGATGTGACAGATGTGGATCTCAAAATGGTAAATACTGTGTCTGTCGCGGCAATTTTTCTGATCATTATGCTGACGTTCAAATCTATTTCAATCCCGGTTATTCTTGTAGCTGTAATTGAATTTGCAATTGCTGTCAATATGGCAATTCCATATTATCAGGGCATCAGCCTGCCTTTTGTAGCAAGCATTGTGATCGGAACAATACAGCTTGGCGCGACAGTGGATTATGCGATTCTCATGACGAGCCGATACCAGAAGGAACGACAGAGGGGACGGACTAAGAAAGAAGCCATTGATATAGCGCACAGAGTCAGTATGGTATCCATAGTCAGCAGCGGGTTCAGTTTTTTTGCGGCTACATTCGGAGTTGCGATTTATTCTAATGTAGATATGATCGGCTCAATCTGTACGCTTCTGGCGAGGGGAGCTCTAATCAGTATGTGTGTAGTGATTTTGCTGCTTCCGGCAATGTTTATGATATTTGATAAAGTAATCTGTAAGACATCAGTCGGGTTTGCCATAGAGGATAAGAAATATTGTATAGAAAGGATGTAG
- the atpH gene encoding ATP synthase F1 subunit delta, whose amino-acid sequence MKTAKSREAYCSMASIRYAKVLFDLEVSEEAIMAAEQIFEESPELVQVLQNPVVTLEKKHKLIDRIFDPSIRNFLKVVTDHGKAGDISEIFAAYRQKKNEMSGIVTAHLVYVTAPTDGQKKEMEKFICDKFHARSVEWNMEKRPELIGGFLLHVNGREYDYSIQGRLKRLEQKLTWR is encoded by the coding sequence ATGAAAACAGCGAAAAGTAGAGAAGCGTACTGTTCCATGGCATCTATACGTTATGCGAAGGTGCTGTTTGACCTGGAAGTTTCCGAAGAAGCAATCATGGCGGCAGAGCAGATTTTTGAAGAATCCCCGGAACTTGTACAGGTTCTTCAGAATCCGGTGGTGACACTGGAGAAGAAGCATAAGTTGATCGACAGGATTTTTGATCCGTCAATCCGCAATTTTCTTAAGGTAGTGACAGACCACGGAAAGGCCGGAGATATTTCAGAGATATTTGCAGCGTATCGTCAGAAGAAAAATGAGATGTCAGGTATTGTGACTGCGCATCTTGTATATGTGACAGCTCCGACGGACGGGCAGAAGAAAGAAATGGAAAAATTCATATGTGATAAGTTCCATGCCAGGAGTGTGGAGTGGAACATGGAGAAGCGCCCGGAACTGATTGGCGGGTTCCTTCTGCATGTGAATGGCAGGGAGTATGATTACAGCATACAGGGACGCCTGAAGAGATTAGAACAAAAATTGACCTGGAGGTGA
- the atpD gene encoding F0F1 ATP synthase subunit beta, producing the protein MTKGRIVQVMGPVVDVEFDSIEDLPFIKDALEVDNGGKRCVMEVAQHVGNNTARCIMLASSDGLYKGMEVTATGAGIKVPVGEQTLGRLFNVLGETIDDKEKISEDTEHWVIHRKAPSFEEQSPAVEVLETGIKVIDLLTPYAKGGKIGLFGGAGVGKTVLIQELIHNIATEHGGYSIFTGVGERSREGNDLWTEMSESGVLNKTALVFGQMNEPPGARMRVAETGLTMAEYFRDREHQNVLLFIDNIFRFVQAGSEVSALLGRMPSAVGYQPTLANEMGALQERITSTKNGSVTSVQAVYVPADDLTDPAPATTFSHLDATTVLSRKIVEQGIYPAVDPLESTSRILEADVVGEEHYMVARRVQEILQKYKELQDIIAILGMEELSEEDKMTVNRARKIQRFLSQPFSVAETFTGIPGKYVPLKETIRGFKAIINGEMDGYPENAFFNVGTIDEVIEKAKAEAKE; encoded by the coding sequence ATGACAAAAGGAAGAATTGTACAGGTTATGGGACCTGTTGTAGATGTGGAATTTGATAGTATAGAAGATCTTCCCTTTATCAAGGATGCGCTGGAAGTAGATAACGGTGGCAAACGCTGTGTAATGGAAGTTGCACAGCATGTGGGAAACAACACAGCCCGCTGCATCATGCTTGCTTCCAGTGACGGACTTTATAAGGGAATGGAAGTAACTGCAACCGGAGCAGGAATTAAGGTGCCGGTAGGAGAACAGACGCTTGGACGCCTTTTCAATGTGCTTGGCGAAACCATTGATGATAAGGAAAAGATCAGTGAAGATACGGAACATTGGGTAATCCACAGAAAAGCGCCCAGTTTTGAAGAACAGAGTCCGGCGGTAGAAGTCCTGGAAACGGGGATCAAGGTCATTGACCTTCTGACCCCATATGCAAAAGGTGGTAAGATTGGTCTTTTCGGAGGTGCGGGAGTCGGAAAAACTGTCCTTATCCAGGAGCTGATCCATAATATTGCTACAGAGCACGGCGGATATTCTATTTTCACCGGAGTCGGAGAGCGTTCCCGTGAAGGAAATGACCTCTGGACAGAAATGAGTGAATCAGGCGTTCTGAATAAGACGGCTCTGGTATTCGGGCAGATGAATGAGCCGCCTGGAGCTCGTATGCGTGTAGCAGAGACAGGGCTTACCATGGCAGAATACTTCCGGGATCGGGAACATCAGAACGTACTGCTTTTTATCGACAATATTTTCCGTTTTGTCCAGGCCGGGTCAGAAGTTTCCGCGCTTTTGGGACGTATGCCTTCCGCTGTAGGGTATCAGCCGACTCTGGCAAACGAGATGGGCGCCCTGCAGGAGCGTATTACATCTACAAAAAACGGATCTGTTACTTCTGTGCAGGCAGTTTACGTTCCGGCAGACGACCTGACGGACCCGGCGCCGGCCACAACATTCTCCCATCTGGATGCGACAACCGTTCTGTCTCGTAAGATTGTGGAGCAGGGTATTTATCCTGCTGTGGATCCTCTGGAATCCACTTCCCGTATTCTGGAGGCAGACGTAGTCGGAGAAGAGCATTACATGGTAGCGCGCCGCGTACAGGAGATTCTTCAGAAATATAAAGAGTTGCAGGATATTATCGCGATCCTTGGTATGGAAGAACTGTCAGAAGAAGACAAGATGACAGTAAACCGTGCAAGAAAGATCCAAAGATTCCTGTCCCAGCCATTCTCGGTAGCAGAGACGTTTACAGGAATCCCCGGAAAATACGTGCCTTTAAAAGAAACCATCCGCGGATTCAAGGCAATTATAAATGGGGAAATGGATGGATATCCTGAAAACGCATTTTTCAATGTAGGAACAATAGATGAAGTTATAGAAAAAGCAAAGGCGGAAGCGAAGGAGTAA
- a CDS encoding F0F1 ATP synthase subunit A yields MEELNCQPVFEIPIFGGIAVNESIVVTWIIMAALTILSILFVRNLKIENPGKVQLALESAIGWAQDFFEGIIGKENKRYIPYLITVALYLAVSNVIGLAGFKPPTKDLNVTAALAIMSMLVIEYSGIHRNGMKHWVCHFAKPVPIVAPIMVMEIFIRPLSLCMRLFGNMLGGFVVMELVKQVVPLLVPIPLSFYFDIFDGLLQAYVFVFLTALFMNEEME; encoded by the coding sequence CTGGAAGAACTGAACTGTCAACCGGTTTTTGAAATTCCGATCTTCGGCGGCATTGCCGTAAATGAGTCCATTGTCGTTACCTGGATTATTATGGCAGCGCTTACGATTCTCTCCATATTGTTTGTGAGAAATCTGAAAATAGAGAATCCCGGGAAAGTTCAGCTTGCATTGGAATCGGCTATCGGATGGGCGCAGGATTTCTTTGAGGGTATTATCGGCAAAGAAAACAAACGCTACATCCCCTATTTGATTACAGTGGCACTTTATCTTGCAGTATCAAATGTCATTGGCCTTGCCGGATTTAAGCCGCCGACAAAGGATCTCAATGTAACGGCGGCACTTGCCATCATGAGTATGCTGGTGATTGAGTATTCAGGCATACATAGAAATGGTATGAAGCATTGGGTCTGCCATTTTGCCAAACCCGTTCCCATTGTAGCACCGATCATGGTGATGGAAATCTTTATCCGCCCGTTGTCGCTTTGCATGCGGCTTTTCGGTAATATGCTGGGAGGATTTGTGGTTATGGAACTTGTAAAACAGGTCGTGCCACTTTTAGTACCAATTCCGTTGAGTTTTTATTTTGACATATTCGACGGACTTTTGCAGGCATATGTATTTGTATTTTTGACTGCATTATTTATGAATGAGGAAATGGAATAG
- a CDS encoding GNAT family N-acetyltransferase, whose product MKHTVIVRMACLEDAPEILEIYRPYVEKTAITFEYEVPDLEEFRQRMTNILREHPYLVAEEDGEIIGYAYTGNFVGREAYSWSAETTIYIKEGQRKNGVGRKLYQALEDASRLRNIRNLNACIGYPEEEDEYLTKNSASFHEHLGYKLVGKFHNSGFKFGRWYHMIWMEKMIGDHEGDPGPVIPFPEISAEVLKEIGIEKQKLPS is encoded by the coding sequence ATGAAACATACAGTGATTGTCCGTATGGCATGCCTGGAAGATGCGCCGGAAATATTGGAGATTTACAGGCCGTATGTAGAGAAAACGGCTATTACGTTTGAATATGAAGTGCCTGATCTGGAGGAATTTCGACAAAGGATGACAAATATTCTTCGGGAACACCCTTATCTTGTAGCGGAAGAAGACGGTGAAATAATCGGCTATGCCTACACGGGAAACTTTGTGGGGAGAGAGGCGTACAGCTGGTCGGCAGAGACAACGATCTACATAAAAGAGGGCCAGAGAAAGAACGGTGTAGGAAGAAAGCTGTATCAGGCACTGGAAGATGCTTCCAGACTTAGAAATATTCGAAATCTCAATGCCTGCATCGGATATCCGGAGGAAGAGGACGAATATCTGACAAAGAACAGCGCTTCTTTCCATGAGCATTTGGGATATAAACTTGTGGGAAAATTCCATAACAGCGGTTTTAAATTCGGCAGATGGTACCATATGATATGGATGGAAAAGATGATCGGAGATCATGAAGGAGATCCGGGACCGGTGATCCCTTTCCCGGAGATTTCTGCAGAAGTGCTGAAAGAAATTGGAATAGAAAAACAGAAGCTCCCTTCATAG